The nucleotide window CCTCCCATCGCCCCGACTGTTCGGAGGCGTAGGCGAGCAGGCGATCGTCAGGGGAGAGCGCCGGATTGTCGTCCTGGAACGGCGTCGCGACCAGCGGCGTCACCTTCTTCGTATCGAGGTCGAGGCGCAGCAGGTCGAATCCCGTGCCCGCGACCATGGCTCCGGCCACGAGGAAGCGCCCATCGTGCGAGGCGGCGAGGGGCCAGAAACCCTCGGCCGTCCGCCCGACCTCCTCCGGCGCCCCCATGCCGTCGCTCGCGCGCCGGAAGATCGTGCCGTCGTTCTCGCGGTCGCTCGCGTAGTAGAGATACCGGTCGTCGGGCGACC belongs to Thermoanaerobaculia bacterium and includes:
- a CDS encoding PD40 domain-containing protein, translating into SPDDRYLYYASDRENDGTIFRRASDGMGAPEEVGRTAEGFWPLAASHDGRFLVAGAMVAGTGFDLLRLDLDTKKVTPLVATPFQDDNPALSPDDRLLAYASEQSGRWEVYVQALSGGSGRWQVSTEGGQWPRWRGDGKELFFLAAPDRLMSIEVAPGDVPRFQPPREVFRQAIESFDASPDGQTFVALRPSDSDLTRPLTLVTHWPRRLAPR